One Aquarana catesbeiana isolate 2022-GZ linkage group LG11, ASM4218655v1, whole genome shotgun sequence genomic window carries:
- the HAS3 gene encoding hyaluronan synthase 3 isoform X1 has translation MGACFTVLNSTLSVFVLGQMPGRLLTALKVLGTSLFALLVLGGILAAYVTGYQFIHTDRHHLSFGLYGAILGLHLLTQSLFAYLEHRRMRKGRQKFPTGNSRVALCIAAYQEDPEYLRKCLQSVRRLSYPHLRVVMVVDGNTEEDRYMMDIFREVMGSEGTCCYMWDNNYHVTEEGGQEGERGVEELVQKFPYTCIMQKWGGKREVMYTAFRALGDSVDYVQVCDSDTVLDPACTAEMLRILEEDPKVGGVGGDVQILNKYDSWISFLSSVRYWMAFNVERACQSYFGCVQCISGPLGMYRNSLLQYFLEDWYHQTFLGQKCSFGDDRHLTNRVLSMGFRTKYTARSKCLTETPTKYLRWLNQQTRWSKSYFREWLYNALWFHKHHLWMTYESVVTGFFPFFLVATVVQLFYRGRIWNIMLFLLTVQLVGIVKATYACFLRGNVEMIFMSLYSLLYMTSLLPAKMFAVITINKSGWGTSGRKKLVVNFMGVVPVSVWFCVLLGGLVYTAYCQSQDPFTDTELLFLITGAILYGCYWLALLSLYVAIVARRCGKKQELYNLALAEV, from the exons ATGGGTGCGTGCTTCACTGTGCTTAATTCTACCTTGTCTGTTTTTGTCTTGGGGCAGATGCCAGGTCGGCTGCTGACGGCTCTGAAGGTCCTGGGCACAAGTCTCTTTGCCCTGCTGGTGCTGGGGGGCATTCTTGCTGCCTATGTCACCGGATACCAGTTCATACACACTGACCGGCACCACCTCTCCTTTGGACTGTACGGGGCCATCCTGGGACTGCATCTGCTCACCCAGAGCCTTTTTGCTTACCTGGAGCACAGACGGATGCGGAAAGGAAGGCAGAAGTTCCCGACGGGAAACTCTAGAGTGGCGCTATGCATTGCAGCCTATCAAGAAGACCCGGAGTACCTTAGAAAGTGCCTGCAGTCGGTACGGCGGCTCTCCTACCCTCACCTGCGGGTGGTGATGGTGGTAGATGGAAATACAGAAGAGGACAGATACATGATGGACATCTTCAGGGAGGTGATGGGATCGGAGGGCACTTGCTGCTACATGTGGGACAATAACTACCATGTCACAGAAGAAGGGGGTCAGGAAGGTGAAAGGGGCGTAGAGGAACTGGTACAGAAGTTTCCATATACCTGTATAATGCAGAAATGGGGAGGAAAGAGAGAAGTGATGTACACAGCCTTCCGAGCCCTTGGGGACAGTGTGGACTACGTGCAG GTCTGTGATTCTGACACTGTGTTGGACCCAGCATGCACTGCAGAAATGCTGCGGATTTTGGAGGAAGACCCAAAAGTGGGTGGAGTTGGAGGAGATGTACAG ATCTTAAACAAATATGATTCATGGATCTCCTTCTTGAGCAGTGTGCGTTATTGGATGGCATTTAATGTGGAGCGAGCTTGCCAGTCCTACTTTGGCTGTGTGCAGTGCATTAGCGGCCCGCTGGGGATGTATCGGAACAGCCTTTTGCAATATTTCCTGGAGGATTGGTACCACCAGACCTTCTTGGGACAGAAATGCAGCTTTGGAGATGACCGACATCTCACCAATCGCGTGCTTAGCATGGGTTTTCGGACTAAGTACACAGCGCGTTCCAAGTGCCTGACAGAGACCCCTACCAAGTACCTGCGTTGGCTTAACCAGCAGACACGGTGGAGCAAATCTTATTTTCGGGAGTGGTTGTACAACGCTCTGTGgttccacaagcatcacctctggATGACCTACGAATCGGTGGTGACCGGTTTCTTcccgttctttctggtggccaCGGTGGTGCAACTTTTTTACCGTGGCCGCATTTGGAACATCATGCTTTTCCTCCTAACCGTTCAGCTTGTCGGCATTGTGAAGGCCACCTATGCGTGCTTCCTCCGTGGCAATGTTGAAATGATCTTCATGTCTTTGTATTCTCTTCTCTATATGACAAGCCTGCTACCTGCCAAAATGTTTGCCGTGATCACCATCAACAAGTCTGGCTGGGGTACCTCAGGACGCAAAAAGCTTGTAGTTAACTTCATGGGGGTAGTACCAGTATCCGTCTGGTTCTGTGTCCTTTTGGGTGGTCTAGTGTACACAGCCTACTGCCAAAGTCAGGACCCCTTCACTGACACGGAACTGCTGTTCCTGATAACGGGAGCAATACTGTACGGCTGTTATTGGCTAGCGCTTCTAAGCTTGTACGTGGCGATTGTTGCCCGGCGCTGTGGCAAGAAACAGGAGCTTTATAACCTGGCATTAGCAGAAGTGTGA
- the HAS3 gene encoding hyaluronan synthase 3 isoform X2, with translation MPGRLLTALKVLGTSLFALLVLGGILAAYVTGYQFIHTDRHHLSFGLYGAILGLHLLTQSLFAYLEHRRMRKGRQKFPTGNSRVALCIAAYQEDPEYLRKCLQSVRRLSYPHLRVVMVVDGNTEEDRYMMDIFREVMGSEGTCCYMWDNNYHVTEEGGQEGERGVEELVQKFPYTCIMQKWGGKREVMYTAFRALGDSVDYVQVCDSDTVLDPACTAEMLRILEEDPKVGGVGGDVQILNKYDSWISFLSSVRYWMAFNVERACQSYFGCVQCISGPLGMYRNSLLQYFLEDWYHQTFLGQKCSFGDDRHLTNRVLSMGFRTKYTARSKCLTETPTKYLRWLNQQTRWSKSYFREWLYNALWFHKHHLWMTYESVVTGFFPFFLVATVVQLFYRGRIWNIMLFLLTVQLVGIVKATYACFLRGNVEMIFMSLYSLLYMTSLLPAKMFAVITINKSGWGTSGRKKLVVNFMGVVPVSVWFCVLLGGLVYTAYCQSQDPFTDTELLFLITGAILYGCYWLALLSLYVAIVARRCGKKQELYNLALAEV, from the exons ATGCCAGGTCGGCTGCTGACGGCTCTGAAGGTCCTGGGCACAAGTCTCTTTGCCCTGCTGGTGCTGGGGGGCATTCTTGCTGCCTATGTCACCGGATACCAGTTCATACACACTGACCGGCACCACCTCTCCTTTGGACTGTACGGGGCCATCCTGGGACTGCATCTGCTCACCCAGAGCCTTTTTGCTTACCTGGAGCACAGACGGATGCGGAAAGGAAGGCAGAAGTTCCCGACGGGAAACTCTAGAGTGGCGCTATGCATTGCAGCCTATCAAGAAGACCCGGAGTACCTTAGAAAGTGCCTGCAGTCGGTACGGCGGCTCTCCTACCCTCACCTGCGGGTGGTGATGGTGGTAGATGGAAATACAGAAGAGGACAGATACATGATGGACATCTTCAGGGAGGTGATGGGATCGGAGGGCACTTGCTGCTACATGTGGGACAATAACTACCATGTCACAGAAGAAGGGGGTCAGGAAGGTGAAAGGGGCGTAGAGGAACTGGTACAGAAGTTTCCATATACCTGTATAATGCAGAAATGGGGAGGAAAGAGAGAAGTGATGTACACAGCCTTCCGAGCCCTTGGGGACAGTGTGGACTACGTGCAG GTCTGTGATTCTGACACTGTGTTGGACCCAGCATGCACTGCAGAAATGCTGCGGATTTTGGAGGAAGACCCAAAAGTGGGTGGAGTTGGAGGAGATGTACAG ATCTTAAACAAATATGATTCATGGATCTCCTTCTTGAGCAGTGTGCGTTATTGGATGGCATTTAATGTGGAGCGAGCTTGCCAGTCCTACTTTGGCTGTGTGCAGTGCATTAGCGGCCCGCTGGGGATGTATCGGAACAGCCTTTTGCAATATTTCCTGGAGGATTGGTACCACCAGACCTTCTTGGGACAGAAATGCAGCTTTGGAGATGACCGACATCTCACCAATCGCGTGCTTAGCATGGGTTTTCGGACTAAGTACACAGCGCGTTCCAAGTGCCTGACAGAGACCCCTACCAAGTACCTGCGTTGGCTTAACCAGCAGACACGGTGGAGCAAATCTTATTTTCGGGAGTGGTTGTACAACGCTCTGTGgttccacaagcatcacctctggATGACCTACGAATCGGTGGTGACCGGTTTCTTcccgttctttctggtggccaCGGTGGTGCAACTTTTTTACCGTGGCCGCATTTGGAACATCATGCTTTTCCTCCTAACCGTTCAGCTTGTCGGCATTGTGAAGGCCACCTATGCGTGCTTCCTCCGTGGCAATGTTGAAATGATCTTCATGTCTTTGTATTCTCTTCTCTATATGACAAGCCTGCTACCTGCCAAAATGTTTGCCGTGATCACCATCAACAAGTCTGGCTGGGGTACCTCAGGACGCAAAAAGCTTGTAGTTAACTTCATGGGGGTAGTACCAGTATCCGTCTGGTTCTGTGTCCTTTTGGGTGGTCTAGTGTACACAGCCTACTGCCAAAGTCAGGACCCCTTCACTGACACGGAACTGCTGTTCCTGATAACGGGAGCAATACTGTACGGCTGTTATTGGCTAGCGCTTCTAAGCTTGTACGTGGCGATTGTTGCCCGGCGCTGTGGCAAGAAACAGGAGCTTTATAACCTGGCATTAGCAGAAGTGTGA